The genomic interval CCGGATTATGGAGAGCGCCGATAACCAATATCGGACTGCAACTATATACCGTCAGGGATGCTATGCAGAAAGACCCGGTAGCCGCGCTGAAGAAAGTATCAAAGCTGGGATTTAATACCGTAGAAGGCGCTACCTATACAGGTACACAGCAATTCTATGGTATGGCCCCTAAAGCATTTGCCCGGCTGCTGAAACAACAGGGCCTTAAAATGCCCAGCAGCCATTATATACTGGGTGAGCAGAAGATGAGCGGAGCAGACGTGAAAGGCACGGTGTTACACGAATGGGACAAAGCGGTGGAGGATGCCGCTACCGTAGGCATTAAATACATGGTTTGCGCTTACCTGTTTGAAGAAGAGCGCGGTAACCTCGATCACTATAAACAACTGGCTGAATATTTCAACAAGGCTGGTGAGACCTGTAAAAAAGCCGGTATACAGTTCTGCTACCATAACCATGATTTTGAGTTCCAGGAACTAGAGGGCGGCAGACCTTATGATGTCCTGCTGCAACAGACAGATAAGGACCTGGTAAAAATGGAAATGGACATCTACTGGGTAACAAAAGCAGGCCTGGACCCCATAGCCCTGATGAAAGAACATAAAGGCCGTTTCCCGCTATGGCATGTGAAGGATATGGATAAGACCCCTGAGCAGAATTTTACGGAAGTGGGCAATGGCTCCATAAACTTTAAGGAGATCTTCAAACATGCCGGCGATTCAGGGATGAAGTATTTCTTTGTTGAGCAGGATCAATGCCCCGGCGATCCGTTTGTCAGCATCGCTAAGAGCATTAAATATATCAAAAAGAACCTGGTATAATCTGCGCCACTATC from Chitinophaga filiformis carries:
- a CDS encoding sugar phosphate isomerase/epimerase family protein, with product MTSRRSFLKTTTLASAGLLIRPSGLWRAPITNIGLQLYTVRDAMQKDPVAALKKVSKLGFNTVEGATYTGTQQFYGMAPKAFARLLKQQGLKMPSSHYILGEQKMSGADVKGTVLHEWDKAVEDAATVGIKYMVCAYLFEEERGNLDHYKQLAEYFNKAGETCKKAGIQFCYHNHDFEFQELEGGRPYDVLLQQTDKDLVKMEMDIYWVTKAGLDPIALMKEHKGRFPLWHVKDMDKTPEQNFTEVGNGSINFKEIFKHAGDSGMKYFFVEQDQCPGDPFVSIAKSIKYIKKNLV